A region from the Geobacillus vulcani PSS1 genome encodes:
- the yihA gene encoding ribosome biogenesis GTP-binding protein YihA/YsxC, producing the protein MNVKKAELVTSAVKPEQYPDGGRPEVALAGRSNVGKSSFINKMINRKNLARTSSKPGKTQTLNFYLINDSFYFVDVPGYGFARVSKQERQKWGKMMETYFTTRETLKAAVLLVDLRHPPTKDDVMMYEFLKHYEIPVIVIATKADKVPRGKHQKHAKIARETLRMADGDPLLLFSAETGQGKDEAWAALLPFVSS; encoded by the coding sequence ATGAATGTGAAGAAAGCAGAGCTTGTGACCAGTGCCGTCAAGCCAGAACAATATCCGGACGGCGGACGGCCGGAGGTGGCGCTCGCTGGCCGTTCGAACGTTGGCAAATCATCATTCATCAACAAAATGATCAACAGAAAAAACTTAGCGCGCACCTCCTCAAAGCCAGGCAAAACGCAGACATTGAATTTTTATTTGATTAACGACTCGTTTTACTTTGTGGACGTGCCCGGTTATGGCTTTGCCCGCGTGTCGAAGCAGGAGCGGCAAAAATGGGGGAAAATGATGGAGACGTACTTTACCACGCGCGAGACGCTTAAGGCGGCGGTCCTGCTCGTTGACTTGCGCCATCCGCCGACGAAAGACGATGTGATGATGTACGAGTTTTTGAAACATTACGAGATCCCGGTGATCGTCATCGCGACGAAAGCGGATAAAGTGCCGCGCGGCAAGCATCAAAAACACGCGAAAATCGCGCGCGAGACGCTGCGAATGGCTGACGGCGACCCGCTCCTTTTGTTTTCCGCGGAGACCGGGCAAGGGAAAGACGAAGCATGGGCGGCGCTTTTGCCGTTTGTGTCCTCATGA
- a CDS encoding LiaI-LiaF-like domain-containing protein, which produces MKTRTVFSAILFIGLGLYFLAGQLETPFFRFFQGWPALLAICGAALLGQAHAAREYAYLFPGFLLLSFGAQLLLSGAFSFWPRGVNMFFFLIALAFFASSRKQKGGAGFGVLFLLLAVVLTFSGRGQPFFHLVQAGLSSVWQFWPLGLIAIGVYLLWARRK; this is translated from the coding sequence ATGAAAACCCGAACGGTATTCTCCGCCATCTTGTTCATCGGCCTCGGGCTGTATTTTCTTGCCGGACAGTTGGAAACACCCTTTTTCCGTTTCTTTCAAGGGTGGCCGGCCTTGCTTGCCATTTGCGGGGCAGCTTTGCTCGGCCAAGCGCATGCAGCGCGCGAATATGCTTACCTTTTCCCCGGCTTTCTTTTGCTTAGCTTTGGCGCCCAGCTGTTGCTCTCCGGGGCGTTTTCGTTTTGGCCCCGCGGCGTGAACATGTTTTTTTTCCTCATTGCGCTCGCTTTTTTCGCCAGCAGCCGGAAACAAAAAGGTGGAGCCGGCTTCGGCGTGCTTTTTTTGCTTCTCGCTGTCGTGCTGACGTTTTCCGGGCGCGGCCAGCCGTTCTTTCACCTCGTCCAAGCCGGTCTTTCCTCTGTCTGGCAATTTTGGCCGCTCGGACTCATCGCCATCGGCGTCTATCTATTATGGGCTAGGCGAAAATAG
- the hemA gene encoding glutamyl-tRNA reductase, which translates to MQIVVVGVDYKTAPVEIREKLAFAEAELGAAMKQLAKQKSVLENVIVSTCNRTEVYAVVDQLHTGRYYIKAFLAEWFDVGVEAIAPYLRVLEGEAAIQHLFRVAAGLDSMVLGETQILGQVKDSYLLAQEVGTSGTIFNHLFKQAVTFAKRAHSETGIGAHAVSVSYAAVELAKKIFGRLAGKHVLIIGAGKMGTLAAQNLYGSGVGKVTVVNRTFEKAKQLAKQFAGEAKPLGELSCALLEADIVISSTGAKGYILTKEMVAPLEKMRKGRPLFMVDIAVPRDLDPALADLETVFLYDIDDLQDVVAANLAERQKAAARIERMIEAELMAFSQWLQTLGVVPVIAALREKALAIQAETMKSLERKLPHLSERDWKVLNKHTKSIINQLLRDPILQAKELAAGPNAEEALQLFMKIFNIEDAVKSERHMQQAKSVQRDEQDAEAVRAARPSWQL; encoded by the coding sequence GTGCAAATCGTAGTCGTTGGCGTCGACTATAAAACCGCCCCTGTAGAAATCCGCGAAAAGCTCGCGTTTGCCGAAGCGGAACTCGGTGCGGCGATGAAACAGCTCGCCAAGCAAAAAAGCGTGCTCGAAAATGTGATCGTCTCGACGTGCAACCGGACGGAAGTTTATGCAGTGGTCGATCAACTGCATACCGGCCGTTACTATATCAAAGCATTTTTAGCCGAATGGTTTGACGTTGGAGTGGAAGCGATTGCTCCGTATTTGCGTGTGCTTGAAGGAGAGGCGGCCATCCAGCATTTGTTCCGCGTGGCAGCCGGCCTTGATTCGATGGTGCTTGGGGAAACGCAAATTTTAGGGCAAGTGAAAGACAGCTATTTGCTCGCTCAAGAGGTCGGGACGAGCGGCACGATTTTCAATCATCTGTTCAAGCAGGCGGTGACGTTTGCCAAACGCGCCCACTCGGAAACGGGCATCGGCGCGCATGCTGTATCGGTCAGCTATGCGGCGGTTGAGCTGGCGAAGAAGATTTTCGGACGCCTTGCCGGCAAGCACGTCCTGATTATCGGGGCAGGCAAAATGGGGACGCTGGCGGCGCAAAACTTGTACGGCAGCGGCGTCGGCAAGGTGACGGTCGTCAATCGGACGTTTGAAAAAGCGAAACAGCTGGCTAAGCAGTTTGCCGGCGAAGCGAAGCCGCTTGGTGAATTGTCATGCGCTTTGCTGGAAGCGGATATCGTCATCAGCTCGACGGGAGCCAAAGGCTATATTTTGACGAAAGAAATGGTGGCGCCGCTTGAGAAAATGCGCAAAGGCCGCCCGCTCTTTATGGTCGACATCGCGGTGCCGCGCGATTTGGATCCAGCGTTGGCTGATTTGGAAACCGTGTTTTTGTACGACATTGACGATTTGCAAGATGTGGTGGCGGCTAACTTGGCGGAACGGCAAAAGGCAGCGGCTCGCATTGAAAGGATGATCGAAGCGGAACTTATGGCGTTCAGCCAATGGCTGCAGACGCTCGGCGTCGTTCCAGTCATCGCCGCCTTGCGCGAAAAGGCGCTGGCTATCCAAGCGGAAACAATGAAAAGTTTGGAGCGGAAACTGCCGCATTTGTCGGAGCGTGACTGGAAAGTGTTGAATAAGCATACAAAAAGCATTATTAACCAGCTGCTTCGCGATCCGATTTTGCAGGCGAAGGAACTCGCCGCCGGCCCGAATGCCGAGGAGGCGCTTCAGCTGTTTATGAAAATTTTCAATATCGAAGATGCGGTGAAATCCGAGCGGCATATGCAGCAGGCAAAATCCGTGCAGCGCGATGAACAAGACGCGGAAGCGGTCCGTGCCGCCCGCCCATCATGGCAGCTGTAA
- the ccsA gene encoding cytochrome c biogenesis protein CcsA gives MVALLYELSILLYIASILFYFIDFLQQNRKANDIAFWLLSIVWLLQTVTFVSRIMETKRFPILTVSEGLYFYAWLLITLSLVINRLLRVDFIVFFTNVLAFFILAVHTFAPSSQSPAVAERLVSELLIIHITLSLGAYAAFTLSFLFSVLYMLQYSLLKKKKWGARLWRMADLSRLDFLSYVLNVLGLPMLLLGLILGVIWAYIQIDHFHWYDAKVLGSFVVLLVYGVYFYKRAVRQMQGKAIALWNIGSFLFLLVNFFLFGSLSKFHFWYS, from the coding sequence ATGGTGGCGCTGTTGTATGAGCTGTCCATTTTGCTTTACATCGCCTCGATCCTTTTCTACTTCATCGATTTTTTGCAGCAAAACCGGAAGGCGAACGACATCGCCTTCTGGTTGCTTTCTATTGTTTGGCTTTTGCAGACAGTGACGTTTGTTTCTCGCATCATGGAGACGAAGCGCTTTCCGATTTTAACAGTGTCGGAAGGGCTTTATTTTTACGCCTGGCTTCTCATTACGCTGTCGCTCGTCATCAATCGGCTGCTGCGCGTAGATTTCATCGTTTTTTTTACCAATGTGCTGGCGTTTTTTATTTTGGCCGTTCATACGTTCGCACCGTCTTCCCAGTCGCCGGCTGTTGCAGAGCGGCTCGTTTCGGAGCTGCTGATCATCCACATCACCCTTTCGCTCGGAGCGTATGCGGCGTTTACCCTGTCGTTTCTGTTTTCGGTGCTTTACATGTTGCAGTACAGTTTGCTGAAAAAGAAAAAGTGGGGGGCGCGTCTTTGGCGCATGGCGGATTTGTCGCGGCTTGATTTTTTGTCCTATGTTTTAAATGTGCTCGGCTTGCCTATGTTGTTATTAGGGCTCATTCTTGGCGTGATTTGGGCGTACATTCAAATCGACCATTTCCATTGGTATGATGCGAAAGTGCTCGGGTCGTTTGTCGTTCTTCTCGTCTATGGCGTCTATTTTTACAAGCGAGCCGTCCGGCAGATGCAAGGAAAGGCGATCGCGCTATGGAACATTGGCTCGTTTTTATTTTTGCTTGTCAACTTTTTCTTGTTTGGCAGTTTGTCAAAATTTCATTTTTGGTATTCATAA
- the hemC gene encoding hydroxymethylbilane synthase: MRNIVVGSRRSKLALTQTKWVINELKQLGAPFTFEVKEIVTKGDRVLDVTLSKVGGKGLFVKEIEHELLAGGIDMAVHSMKDMPAVLPKGLVIGAVPRREDARDVLISKQNRPLSDLPTGAVVGTSSLRRSAQLLAYRPDLTIKWIRGNIDTRLAKLENEDYDAIVLAAAGLARMGWSDEVISDYLPLDVCVPAVGQGALAVECREEDEELREWLNRLNDEQTERAVRAERAFLQQMEGGCQVPIAGYAEADGGMVRLTALVASPDGKERYKEIVTGADPEAVGRQAAAMLSDQGAKALIERVKEELSQS; the protein is encoded by the coding sequence ATGCGGAACATTGTCGTTGGCTCGCGGCGCAGCAAGCTTGCTTTGACCCAGACGAAGTGGGTGATCAACGAGTTGAAACAGCTTGGGGCGCCGTTTACGTTTGAAGTGAAAGAAATCGTCACGAAAGGCGATCGGGTGCTTGATGTTACGCTCTCGAAAGTGGGGGGCAAAGGGTTGTTTGTGAAAGAGATCGAGCACGAATTGCTCGCCGGCGGCATCGATATGGCGGTCCATAGCATGAAAGATATGCCGGCTGTGCTGCCCAAAGGTTTAGTGATCGGCGCGGTGCCGCGCCGCGAAGATGCGCGCGATGTGCTCATCAGCAAGCAAAACCGCCCGTTGTCCGACTTGCCAACAGGAGCGGTTGTCGGCACGAGCAGCCTGCGCCGCTCGGCGCAGCTGCTTGCCTATCGCCCGGATTTGACGATTAAGTGGATTCGCGGCAATATTGATACGAGATTGGCGAAACTCGAGAACGAAGATTACGATGCGATCGTGTTAGCGGCGGCGGGTCTTGCGCGCATGGGCTGGAGCGATGAGGTGATCAGCGATTATTTGCCGCTTGACGTCTGCGTTCCAGCGGTCGGTCAAGGGGCGCTCGCCGTCGAGTGCCGCGAAGAGGATGAGGAATTGCGTGAATGGCTCAACCGACTGAACGACGAGCAAACCGAGCGGGCTGTTCGGGCGGAGCGCGCTTTTTTGCAACAAATGGAAGGCGGCTGTCAAGTGCCGATTGCCGGTTATGCCGAAGCAGACGGCGGCATGGTGCGCCTCACGGCCCTTGTCGCTTCACCGGATGGCAAAGAAAGGTATAAAGAAATCGTCACCGGCGCTGATCCAGAAGCGGTCGGCCGGCAGGCGGCCGCGATGCTCAGCGATCAAGGGGCGAAAGCGCTCATTGAGCGAGTAAAAGAGGAGTTGAGTCAATCATGA
- a CDS encoding uroporphyrinogen-III synthase, with the protein MTYSALVGKTVLVTRGKEQAASFSAKLRAVGAVPVEIPLIAIRPTAPEEIAAAAGRLGEYRWLIFTSANAVRFFFPHVSLPRPLPEMAVVGRKTAAALAEYGLSPALVPDDYTAERLADLLMPHVKQGDRVLFVKGNLARPTLSEALRSAGAVVDELTVYETEPDESGREQLLALLHSRKIDVVTLMSPSAVDSLARLLDQEADALLSGVAVACIGPVTKEAAERAGIPVHICPTDYTTDGIMEAMEQYFSMEGR; encoded by the coding sequence ATGACATACAGCGCGCTCGTTGGCAAAACGGTGCTCGTGACGCGTGGCAAGGAGCAGGCGGCATCGTTTTCTGCCAAGCTGCGCGCTGTCGGCGCCGTGCCGGTCGAGATCCCGCTCATTGCCATCCGACCGACGGCGCCGGAAGAAATCGCCGCTGCGGCTGGGCGGCTTGGTGAATATCGTTGGCTCATCTTCACGAGTGCCAACGCTGTTCGCTTCTTTTTTCCACATGTTTCATTGCCGCGTCCACTGCCGGAGATGGCTGTCGTTGGGCGGAAAACGGCGGCGGCGCTCGCCGAATACGGCCTTTCCCCGGCGCTCGTGCCGGACGATTACACGGCTGAACGGTTGGCTGACTTGCTTATGCCGCACGTCAAACAAGGCGATCGAGTGCTGTTTGTCAAAGGCAATTTGGCTCGTCCGACCTTGTCTGAGGCGTTGCGAAGCGCCGGCGCTGTCGTCGACGAACTCACGGTGTATGAGACCGAGCCTGATGAAAGCGGCCGGGAGCAGCTATTGGCGCTTTTGCACAGTCGGAAGATTGATGTGGTGACGTTGATGAGCCCGTCGGCGGTCGACAGCCTTGCCCGCCTTCTCGATCAAGAAGCGGACGCCCTTCTTTCCGGTGTTGCGGTCGCCTGCATTGGGCCGGTGACGAAAGAAGCGGCTGAACGGGCGGGCATTCCAGTCCATATTTGTCCGACGGATTACACGACCGATGGTATAATGGAAGCGATGGAACAATATTTTTCCATGGAGGGACGATGA